The following proteins come from a genomic window of Polaribacter dokdonensis:
- a CDS encoding glycoside hydrolase family 13 protein yields the protein MNIFRNSLLVVICLSFFSCNKETTEQKVSEGIISNISLERVEPPNWFIGFKDTSLQLLVKEDNIGAATPKITYNGVSITKVNKAKSPNYLFIDLEISTTTKPGKFDISFNYDDGSKKTHTYELKLREKSAESYEGFDNSDAIYLITPDRFTNADESNDRLPNLKDQSLDRTDGYKRHGGDLQGIINGVDYISDLGFTAVWPTPVLTNDMPQGSYHGYAITDYYQVDPRFGTLEDYKNLSKKLKDKGMKLIMDQVANHCGLEHWWMKDLPFNDWVNDQKNYEDYIDNWTYKVTKFSNHRRTTNQDLYASKSDRKGNNEGWFVEGMPDLNQRNPFLAKYIIQNSIWWIETLGLGGIRQDTYPYPDKDFMSDWAGAIMKEYPNFSIVGEEWSYNPLLVGYWQKGSKNKDGYESNLKSTMDFPMQKAIIEGVNENETWGTGLVKIYEALANDFSYATPEDIMIFLDNHDEGRMFTALNEDATKAKMALSYMLMLPRIPQIYYGTEFLMDDTSNHGDHGLIRTDFPGGWKGDKINAFTGVGLSSEKKEMQSFVKTILNYRKNSEAIIHGKTLHFAPLDGVYMLFRISENETVVHIINKNNQPITVDLGRFKEVGLDGKTLNNIVTGEDFIWNNTLELTQKGSLIFSTKI from the coding sequence ATGAATATCTTCAGAAACAGCTTATTAGTAGTTATTTGTTTAAGTTTTTTTTCTTGTAACAAAGAAACAACAGAACAAAAGGTTTCTGAAGGTATCATATCAAATATTTCTTTAGAGAGAGTAGAACCACCAAATTGGTTCATTGGCTTTAAAGATACTTCTTTACAATTATTGGTAAAAGAAGATAATATTGGAGCTGCAACACCAAAAATTACTTACAATGGTGTTTCTATAACAAAAGTAAATAAGGCCAAAAGTCCAAATTATCTTTTTATTGATTTAGAAATATCAACGACTACGAAACCTGGAAAGTTTGATATTTCATTTAATTATGATGATGGATCAAAAAAAACACACACTTACGAATTAAAATTAAGAGAAAAATCGGCAGAATCTTATGAAGGTTTTGACAATTCAGATGCTATCTATTTAATAACACCAGATCGTTTTACAAATGCAGACGAATCTAATGATAGGTTACCAAATTTAAAAGATCAATCTTTAGATAGAACTGATGGTTATAAACGTCATGGAGGAGATCTACAGGGAATTATAAATGGTGTAGATTATATTTCAGATTTAGGTTTTACTGCTGTTTGGCCAACTCCAGTGTTAACAAATGATATGCCTCAAGGTTCTTATCATGGTTATGCAATTACAGATTATTATCAAGTAGATCCACGTTTTGGGACGTTAGAAGATTATAAAAATCTTTCAAAAAAACTCAAAGATAAAGGGATGAAATTGATTATGGATCAAGTTGCAAATCATTGTGGGTTAGAACATTGGTGGATGAAAGATTTACCTTTTAATGATTGGGTTAATGATCAAAAAAATTATGAAGACTATATTGATAATTGGACTTACAAGGTTACAAAATTCTCAAACCATAGAAGAACAACAAACCAAGATTTATATGCTTCAAAATCTGATAGAAAAGGGAATAATGAAGGCTGGTTTGTAGAGGGTATGCCAGATTTGAATCAAAGAAATCCATTCTTAGCAAAATACATCATTCAGAATAGTATTTGGTGGATAGAAACTTTAGGTCTTGGAGGTATCAGACAAGATACCTATCCATATCCAGATAAAGATTTCATGAGTGATTGGGCAGGTGCTATAATGAAAGAATATCCAAATTTTTCTATTGTAGGTGAAGAGTGGAGTTACAATCCATTGTTAGTTGGTTATTGGCAAAAAGGCTCAAAAAATAAAGATGGTTACGAGTCTAATTTAAAATCTACTATGGATTTTCCAATGCAGAAAGCTATAATAGAAGGTGTTAATGAAAATGAAACTTGGGGAACAGGATTAGTTAAAATTTATGAAGCTTTGGCTAATGATTTTAGCTATGCAACTCCAGAAGATATTATGATTTTTTTAGATAATCATGATGAAGGTAGAATGTTTACTGCATTAAACGAAGATGCAACTAAAGCTAAAATGGCATTAAGTTATATGTTAATGCTACCAAGAATTCCTCAAATATATTATGGTACAGAATTCTTAATGGATGATACTTCCAACCATGGAGACCATGGATTAATTAGAACTGATTTTCCTGGAGGCTGGAAAGGTGATAAAATTAATGCGTTTACTGGAGTAGGACTATCATCAGAGAAAAAAGAAATGCAATCTTTTGTAAAAACAATATTAAATTATAGAAAAAACAGTGAAGCCATTATTCATGGAAAAACACTCCATTTTGCACCTTTAGATGGTGTTTATATGCTTTTTAGAATTTCTGAAAATGAAACAGTTGTTCATATCATCAATAAAAATAACCAGCCCATAACAGTAGATTTAGGTCGTTTTAAAGAGGTTGGTTTAGATGGTAAAACGCTAAATAATATTGTAACTGGTGAAGATTTTATTTGGAATAATACATTAGAATTAACTCAAAAAGGTAGTTTAATATTTAGCACTAAAATCTAA
- a CDS encoding alpha/beta hydrolase has translation MKRVLWILVLFIGFSCQSQKQITSKIVAQELEDAVLAGGKLMRIDSFPSKYLVPRSVDVWLPNNYATSKKYAVLYMHDGQNLFDETTTWNKQEWQIDEVATRLMKEGITRDFIVVGVHNIPKIRWQDLFPEKAMSFVPKAEKEALYAEAKKNNFSVDLNGDGYLKFIIEELKPYIDNTYSVFTDKQNTFVMGSSMGGLMSMYAVAEYPNVFQAGACVSTHWVGASPSKTNPLPAAIFAYLEENVPDSENHRMYFDYGNKTLDQFYPQYAPKVDSIFTKAGYTKENFKNLFFEGTDHSENSWQKRVDIPLTFLLKK, from the coding sequence ATGAAAAGAGTCTTATGGATACTTGTACTTTTTATTGGTTTTTCTTGTCAATCACAAAAGCAAATTACTTCTAAAATTGTTGCTCAAGAATTAGAGGATGCTGTTTTGGCTGGTGGAAAATTAATGAGAATAGATTCTTTTCCTTCAAAATATTTAGTGCCAAGATCTGTTGATGTTTGGTTGCCAAATAATTATGCTACAAGTAAGAAATATGCAGTTTTATATATGCATGATGGTCAAAATTTATTCGATGAAACTACAACTTGGAATAAGCAAGAGTGGCAAATTGATGAAGTTGCTACAAGATTAATGAAAGAAGGAATAACCAGAGATTTCATAGTTGTTGGTGTACATAATATACCTAAAATTAGATGGCAAGATTTGTTTCCTGAGAAGGCAATGAGTTTTGTGCCAAAAGCAGAAAAAGAGGCTTTATATGCAGAAGCTAAGAAGAATAATTTTAGTGTAGATTTAAATGGAGATGGTTACCTTAAATTTATTATAGAGGAATTGAAACCATACATAGACAATACCTATTCTGTGTTTACAGACAAGCAAAATACTTTTGTAATGGGTTCATCCATGGGTGGTTTAATGAGTATGTATGCTGTTGCAGAATATCCAAATGTTTTTCAAGCTGGGGCTTGTGTATCTACACATTGGGTGGGTGCTTCTCCAAGTAAAACAAATCCTCTACCTGCAGCAATTTTTGCTTATTTAGAAGAGAATGTTCCAGATTCAGAGAATCACAGAATGTATTTTGATTATGGAAATAAAACATTAGATCAGTTTTATCCTCAATATGCACCTAAGGTAGATAGCATTTTTACAAAGGCTGGTTACACCAAAGAGAATTTTAAAAACTTATTTTTTGAAGGAACAGACCATTCAGAAAATTCTTGGCAAAAAAGAGTAGATATTCCTTTAACTTTTTTACTTAAGAAATAA
- a CDS encoding glycoside hydrolase family 31 protein yields MKTCNFFIFLFLTSFFSFSQNPNRIYKSHNEENGIFSVTTNDGKYKFKFFTNDILETSFIPINQKEIQESHAVVLSPKIVKTKYKYKGDTISYSSNSIRIEVVTKPFQIIYKDKRNNVITSEKRGYFSSTHIPLEMVKGNIKYDTTEKIEFNLNEDEVLYGAGARALGMNRRGKRLPLYNRAQYGYQDYAELMNYTMPLVISSKKYMIHFDNAPVGYLDLDSKKDKTLTYETISGRKTYQVIVGDSWQNLIENYTNLTGKQPLPPRWALGNFSSRFGYHSQEETETTIAKFKEDNIPVDAVILDLFWFGKTIQGTMGNLEAYKDSFPDLKGMISRFKEKGVKTVLITEPFVLTTSKKWKEANQKQVLAKDTIGDSAKYDFYFGNTGIIDLYKKEGRDWFWNIYKSIYNLGVKGIWGDLGEPEVLPSWVSFGTSKKADEIHNIYGHDWAKLIFENYQKEYPNERPFILMRAGSSGSQRFGMIPWSGDVSRSWGGLQSQPEIALQMGMQGLGYMHSDLGGFAGDNLDDNLYTRWMQYGVFQPIYRPHAQEAVASEPVYRNAETKQLAKQAIELRYKMLPYNYNLAFENNQKGTPLMRPIFFEEDDEKLMTNATTYLWGKDFLITPILKDSAVSKEMYFPKTANWVNFYTNEVVKGGQTKNVKVEEKSIPTYVREGALVLMSKLVQSTDNYNTDNLELHYYFHNSKKNSARSYYNDDGLTANAFEKGLYETLNFEAEFSKKYLEIDFEAELGKNWESSNKNIVLVIHNINYNPKKIKVNGKKVSNQPKNNTLRIPFKWNPKKEIEIKITLK; encoded by the coding sequence ATGAAAACATGTAATTTTTTTATTTTCCTTTTTTTAACATCGTTTTTCTCATTTTCTCAAAATCCAAATAGGATTTACAAATCACACAATGAAGAAAATGGAATTTTTTCGGTAACTACCAATGATGGAAAATATAAATTTAAATTTTTCACAAATGATATTTTAGAAACCTCTTTTATTCCTATTAACCAAAAAGAAATTCAAGAAAGTCATGCTGTAGTTTTATCACCAAAAATCGTTAAAACAAAATATAAATATAAAGGTGATACCATTTCGTATTCTAGTAATTCTATCAGAATTGAGGTAGTTACTAAGCCATTTCAAATTATTTATAAAGACAAAAGAAATAATGTAATTACTTCAGAAAAAAGAGGCTACTTCAGTTCTACCCATATTCCTTTAGAAATGGTGAAAGGAAATATAAAATATGATACTACAGAAAAGATTGAATTCAATTTAAATGAAGATGAGGTTTTATATGGAGCAGGAGCAAGAGCTTTAGGTATGAATAGAAGAGGTAAAAGATTGCCTCTTTATAACAGAGCTCAATATGGTTATCAAGACTATGCAGAGCTTATGAATTATACAATGCCCTTAGTTATATCATCTAAAAAATACATGATTCATTTTGATAATGCACCTGTAGGCTATTTAGATTTAGATAGTAAAAAAGATAAGACTTTAACTTACGAAACTATTTCTGGGCGCAAAACGTATCAAGTTATTGTGGGCGATTCTTGGCAGAATCTCATCGAAAACTACACCAATTTAACAGGCAAACAGCCTTTACCTCCAAGATGGGCTTTGGGTAATTTTTCTAGTAGATTTGGCTATCATTCTCAAGAAGAAACAGAAACAACAATCGCTAAGTTTAAAGAAGATAATATTCCTGTAGATGCTGTAATCTTAGATTTATTTTGGTTTGGAAAAACCATTCAAGGAACTATGGGTAATTTAGAAGCCTACAAAGATTCTTTTCCAGATTTAAAAGGGATGATTTCTCGTTTTAAAGAAAAAGGAGTTAAAACAGTCTTAATTACAGAACCCTTTGTATTAACTACTTCAAAGAAATGGAAAGAGGCGAATCAAAAACAAGTATTAGCTAAAGATACTATAGGTGATTCAGCCAAATACGATTTTTACTTTGGTAATACAGGTATAATCGATTTATATAAAAAAGAAGGCAGAGATTGGTTTTGGAACATCTATAAGAGCATTTACAATTTAGGAGTAAAAGGTATTTGGGGAGATTTAGGTGAACCAGAAGTTTTACCTTCTTGGGTTAGTTTTGGAACAAGTAAAAAAGCAGATGAAATTCATAATATTTATGGACATGATTGGGCTAAATTAATATTTGAGAATTATCAGAAAGAATATCCAAATGAAAGACCATTTATTTTAATGAGAGCAGGTTCTTCAGGTTCTCAACGTTTTGGAATGATTCCTTGGTCTGGAGATGTTAGCAGAAGTTGGGGAGGTTTGCAATCTCAACCAGAAATAGCATTACAAATGGGTATGCAAGGTTTAGGTTATATGCACTCTGATTTAGGAGGTTTTGCAGGTGATAATTTAGACGATAATCTTTATACTAGATGGATGCAATATGGAGTTTTTCAGCCAATTTACAGACCTCATGCTCAAGAAGCTGTGGCTAGTGAGCCTGTTTATAGAAATGCAGAAACAAAACAGCTGGCAAAACAGGCTATAGAGTTACGTTATAAAATGCTGCCTTACAACTACAACTTGGCTTTCGAGAATAATCAAAAAGGAACACCTTTAATGCGTCCTATATTTTTTGAGGAAGATGATGAAAAGTTAATGACGAATGCTACAACCTATTTATGGGGAAAAGACTTTTTAATTACTCCAATTTTAAAAGATTCAGCGGTTTCTAAAGAAATGTATTTTCCAAAAACAGCCAATTGGGTTAATTTTTATACAAATGAAGTTGTTAAAGGTGGTCAGACTAAAAATGTAAAAGTAGAAGAGAAGTCAATACCAACTTATGTTAGAGAAGGTGCTTTAGTTTTGATGTCAAAATTGGTGCAATCTACAGATAATTATAACACTGATAATTTAGAGCTACATTACTACTTTCATAATTCCAAAAAAAATAGTGCTAGAAGTTATTATAATGATGATGGACTGACAGCTAATGCCTTTGAAAAAGGATTGTATGAAACTTTAAATTTTGAAGCAGAATTTAGCAAAAAATATTTAGAAATTGATTTTGAAGCTGAATTAGGAAAGAACTGGGAATCTTCTAATAAGAACATAGTTTTGGTGATTCATAATATAAATTATAATCCCAAAAAGATTAAGGTTAATGGAAAAAAGGTAAGCAATCAACCAAAAAATAATACCTTAAGAATTCCATTTAAATGGAATCCTAAAAAAGAAATAGAAATAAAAATTACACTAAAATAG
- a CDS encoding alpha-amylase family protein — MNKIQSILVVSILSLIVGCTTNKKEDKKVMQEPSEKKTVVYQVFTRLFGNTNTNNKPWGTIEENGVGKFNDFTDKALSQIKDLGVTHIWYTGVPHHGVITDYSKYGISNDDPDVVKGRAGSPYAVKDYYNVNPDLAENVENRLEEFEDLIERSHKANLKVIIDIVPNHVARNYQSLSNPKGVKDFGADDDTSVEYSLNNNFYYVPNKAFEVPDFINEYKPLGGDNNALTDGKFDENPAKWTGNGARTPKPGFYDWYETVKVNYGVTPDGKKEFDELPIGFENEDYQKHFEFWQDKTVPDSWVKFRDIALYWIEKGVDGFRFDMAEMVPVEFWSYMNSAIKAKNPDAYLLAEVYQPHLYRDYIQKGKMDYLYDKVQLYDTIKHIMQGHGLTDNIPQIQEDLKDIEHHMLHFLENHDEQRIASPEFAGNALKAKPAMVVSATISTSPTMIYFGQEFGEDGSEAAGFGAPSRTSIFDYIGVPTLQRWVNDKKFDGGKSTKEELALRDFYKRLLNFTINSDALMGEYQDIHQFNRENTEWYNDKVLSFVRYKGDEKLIIVTNFNADNTYGFELALPNNIVDAWGLSEGDYHMQDQLYNEYTSVLKVSKNEARVRVDVKPLQSFILKVNSNK, encoded by the coding sequence ATGAACAAAATACAGAGCATTTTAGTAGTTAGTATATTATCATTAATTGTGGGCTGTACCACCAACAAAAAAGAAGATAAAAAAGTAATGCAAGAGCCTTCTGAAAAAAAGACAGTTGTTTATCAGGTATTTACAAGATTGTTTGGTAACACAAATACAAACAACAAACCTTGGGGTACTATTGAAGAAAATGGGGTAGGGAAGTTCAATGATTTTACAGATAAAGCTCTTTCACAAATTAAAGATTTAGGGGTTACTCACATTTGGTATACAGGTGTTCCTCATCATGGAGTAATTACAGATTATTCTAAATATGGAATTTCAAATGATGATCCAGATGTTGTTAAAGGTAGAGCAGGTTCTCCTTATGCAGTTAAAGATTACTACAATGTAAATCCAGATTTAGCAGAAAATGTAGAGAATAGGTTAGAGGAGTTTGAAGATTTGATAGAAAGATCTCATAAAGCAAATTTAAAAGTAATTATAGATATTGTGCCTAATCACGTAGCACGTAATTACCAAAGTTTAAGCAATCCAAAAGGTGTAAAAGATTTTGGAGCAGATGATGATACATCTGTAGAATACAGCTTAAACAATAACTTTTACTACGTACCTAATAAAGCATTTGAAGTTCCAGATTTTATAAATGAATACAAACCTTTAGGAGGTGATAATAATGCCTTAACTGATGGTAAGTTTGATGAAAACCCTGCAAAATGGACAGGTAATGGAGCCAGAACTCCAAAACCAGGTTTTTATGACTGGTATGAAACTGTAAAGGTAAACTATGGTGTTACTCCAGATGGTAAGAAGGAGTTTGATGAATTACCAATTGGCTTCGAAAATGAAGATTATCAAAAGCATTTTGAATTTTGGCAAGATAAAACTGTTCCTGATTCTTGGGTTAAATTTAGAGATATTGCTTTGTATTGGATAGAAAAAGGGGTAGATGGTTTTCGTTTTGATATGGCAGAAATGGTACCTGTAGAGTTTTGGAGTTATATGAATTCTGCAATTAAAGCTAAAAATCCAGACGCATATTTGTTGGCAGAAGTATATCAACCACATTTATATAGAGACTATATCCAAAAAGGTAAAATGGATTATTTATATGATAAAGTGCAGTTGTATGATACCATAAAACACATTATGCAAGGTCATGGATTAACAGATAATATTCCTCAAATTCAAGAAGATTTAAAAGATATAGAACATCATATGTTGCATTTTCTAGAAAATCATGATGAACAAAGAATTGCAAGTCCAGAGTTTGCAGGTAATGCTTTAAAAGCAAAACCAGCCATGGTTGTTTCTGCAACAATTTCAACATCTCCAACCATGATTTATTTTGGGCAAGAATTTGGAGAAGATGGATCTGAAGCTGCAGGTTTTGGAGCTCCATCAAGAACCTCAATATTCGATTATATTGGAGTTCCTACATTACAAAGGTGGGTAAATGATAAAAAGTTCGATGGAGGTAAATCTACCAAAGAAGAATTAGCTTTAAGAGATTTCTACAAACGCTTGCTAAACTTTACCATTAATAGTGATGCTTTAATGGGCGAGTATCAAGATATACATCAATTTAATAGAGAGAATACAGAATGGTATAATGATAAAGTACTTTCTTTTGTTCGTTACAAAGGTGATGAAAAGTTAATTATAGTCACCAATTTTAATGCAGATAATACCTATGGTTTTGAGTTAGCTCTACCAAATAATATTGTTGATGCATGGGGGTTATCTGAAGGCGATTATCATATGCAAGATCAACTTTATAACGAGTATACATCTGTATTAAAAGTTTCTAAGAATGAAGCTAGGGTTAGAGTAGATGTAAAACCTTTACAATCATTTATCTTAAAAGTAAATTCTAATAAATAA
- a CDS encoding alpha-amylase family glycosyl hydrolase, with amino-acid sequence MKKIIFIFGLFLLFSCQEKSESKNVEKSETKEFVWEGANVYFLLTDRFNNGDTSNDVNFDRTAETGKLRGFEGGDIKGITQKIKEGYFTDLGINAIWMTPVVEQIHGGTDEGTGMSYGYHGYWAKDWTKIDPNYGTTKELKELVDLAHKNGIRILLDAVINHTGPVTEKDAVWPSSWVRTEPQCEYSNYENTITCTLVKNLPDIRTESNESVELPPQLIAKWKAEGRYEQEVKELDAYFERTGHPRAPRFYIMKWLTDYITDFGIDGYRVDTVKHTEEFVWQEFKQECDFAFNEFKKNNPDKVLDDNNFYLVGEVYNYAISHGTAFDFGDKKVNYFDDAFNSLINFEIKWNAKQMNANNVFQKYDSLLNTSLRGYGVLNYMTSHDDGQPFDKERTKPFKTANMLLLTPGTSQVYYGDESARDLTIEGTVGDATLRSFMNWDVISENTATKKILNHWQKLGQFRANHMAVGAGKHKIISNTNGLIFSRTRNEDKVLIGLNLTENNYSIDVSEMYENGNEIRDTYSNKVFEVNNGTLNITTENDIFLLERK; translated from the coding sequence ATGAAAAAAATCATATTCATTTTTGGTTTATTCTTGTTATTTAGTTGTCAAGAAAAATCGGAATCAAAAAATGTAGAAAAGTCAGAAACTAAAGAGTTTGTTTGGGAAGGAGCAAACGTTTACTTTTTACTAACAGATCGTTTTAATAATGGTGATACATCTAATGACGTAAATTTTGATAGAACAGCAGAAACAGGAAAATTACGCGGTTTTGAAGGTGGAGATATAAAAGGAATTACACAAAAAATAAAGGAAGGTTATTTTACAGATTTAGGTATTAATGCAATTTGGATGACTCCTGTTGTTGAGCAAATTCATGGAGGTACAGATGAAGGTACAGGAATGTCTTATGGTTATCATGGATATTGGGCTAAAGATTGGACTAAAATAGACCCTAATTATGGAACTACTAAAGAGCTTAAAGAATTGGTGGATTTAGCTCATAAAAACGGAATTAGAATACTTTTAGACGCAGTTATTAATCATACAGGTCCTGTAACAGAAAAAGATGCTGTTTGGCCTTCAAGTTGGGTAAGAACAGAGCCTCAATGTGAGTACAGTAATTATGAAAACACTATAACCTGTACTTTGGTTAAAAATCTACCAGATATTAGAACAGAAAGTAATGAAAGTGTTGAGCTTCCACCTCAATTAATTGCAAAATGGAAAGCTGAAGGCAGGTATGAGCAAGAAGTAAAAGAGTTAGATGCATATTTTGAAAGAACAGGTCATCCAAGAGCTCCACGTTTTTACATTATGAAATGGCTAACAGATTATATTACCGATTTTGGTATAGATGGTTATAGAGTAGATACAGTTAAGCATACTGAAGAATTTGTTTGGCAAGAATTTAAACAAGAATGTGATTTTGCTTTTAACGAATTCAAAAAAAATAATCCAGATAAAGTGTTAGATGATAATAATTTCTATTTGGTAGGTGAAGTTTACAATTATGCAATTTCACATGGTACAGCTTTTGATTTTGGTGATAAAAAAGTAAATTATTTCGATGATGCTTTTAATAGTTTAATCAATTTTGAGATTAAGTGGAATGCTAAACAAATGAATGCCAACAATGTTTTTCAAAAATATGATTCCTTATTAAATACAAGTTTAAGGGGTTATGGGGTATTGAATTACATGACATCTCATGATGATGGTCAGCCTTTTGACAAAGAACGCACGAAGCCTTTTAAAACAGCAAATATGCTGTTGTTAACTCCTGGAACTTCACAGGTTTATTATGGAGATGAATCTGCAAGAGATTTAACAATAGAAGGTACAGTTGGAGATGCAACTTTGCGTTCATTTATGAACTGGGATGTTATTTCTGAAAATACAGCAACTAAGAAAATTTTAAATCATTGGCAGAAATTAGGTCAGTTTAGAGCAAATCACATGGCTGTTGGTGCAGGTAAGCACAAAATAATTTCTAATACTAATGGACTAATCTTTTCCAGAACAAGAAATGAAGACAAAGTGCTAATTGGTTTAAATCTTACAGAAAATAATTATAGCATTGATGTGTCAGAGATGTATGAAAATGGCAATGAAATAAGAGACACATATTCGAATAAGGTTTTTGAAGTCAATAATGGTACTCTAAATATAACCACAGAAAATGATATTTTTCTTTTAGAAAGAAAATAA